From the Solanum pennellii chromosome 4, SPENNV200 genome, one window contains:
- the LOC107016690 gene encoding uncharacterized protein LOC107016690, whose product MADRLDEGVRTESITLIFKGGQAEKNGGQLRGRRTDGIKGGQVDKNGGQLRGRRTDGIKGGTEGNSSPMIIRNDMGVKLFIEIKKQEVGFSMYPLCIDTNDKSTEELQSFYSSSGAIMCIEGGQRDANALNVVESNIGDSCYIPEMQKVNYISDTNISNVETKQLYKDKATLVAVMMKYKIKTSFNFRVKRSDTKSYVLECYSENCCWKLKASVRKNTDIFKVRYFNSEHTCPLRDRVLSKVQATVGFIGAFTAPKLVNHKRKHTPNDIIDDVREMYGVEISYQQAWRAKERALELIRGNPADAYKNMPRYIHMLGTVYPNSYIRMHKSEKNEFMYLFIALRPLMRGFEFCRPVVVVDGSHLSGAYKGTFVSASTLDGAGCILPLAYGIVDTENDCSWTWFFTQFKNAFGEREKMCVVSDRNESIIKSVSIVYPNVPHFACIWHLWKNVCTYYKRSKNTLSDLFYSMAKAYRKKDFEKLMAKVEKVDGRVKKYLEEAGYERWSRSHATVNRGRMMTSNIAECINGCLVDARQLPVLDFLEEARILFGSWNCKNREIASYTKETLGRKFEEILIINASKCSKMKVVASSEFIFSVYEGGIRYIVCLERKNCSCGRFQHDEIPCAHAMAVLKKKNIKDVHPYCSDYYKPDALANTYAVPMEPMPDKSDWTVPESVLEEVVLPPRYKKRPGRPRKKRKKMQMKS is encoded by the exons ATGGCGGACAGATTAGACGAAGGCGTACGGACGGAGAGCATAACTTTGATTTTCAAAGGCGGACAGGCAGAGAAAAATGGCGGACAACTTAGAGGAAGGCGGACGGACGGAATCAAAGGCGGACAGGTAGATAAAAATGGCGGACAGCTTAGAGGAAGGCGGACGGACGGAATCAAAGGCGGGACAG AGGGCAATTCTTCTCCGATGATAATTAGGAATGATATGGGTGTGAAGCTGTTTATAGAAATAAAGAAGCAAGAGGTTGGATTCAGTATGTATCCGCTTTGCATCGATACAAATGATAAAAGTACAGAGGAGTTACAAAGTTTTTATTCAAGCAGTGGTGCAATTATGTGTATTGAAGGTGGACAAAGAGACGCTAATGCTCTAAACGTTGTTGAATCAAACATTGGTGATTCTTGTTACATACCCGAGATGCAGAAAGTAAATTATATATCAGatacaaatatatcaaatgTGGAGACGAAACAATTGTACAAGGATAAAGCAACTCTTGTGGCTGTAATgatgaaatacaaaattaaaactagCTTCAATTTTAGAGTTAAACGGTCAGATACAAAAAG CTATGTTTTAGAGTGTTATTCGGAGAATTGTTGTTGGAAATTAAAGGCGTCTGTTAGGAAAAACACTGATATATTCAAAGTAAGATACTTCAACAGTGAGCATACATGTCCATTAAGGGATAGGGTATTAAGTAAAGTACAAGCTACTGTTGGATTTATTGGTGCTTTTACAGCTCCAAAATTGGTAAATCATAAGCGAAAACATACTCCAaatgatataattgatgatgTTAGGGAAATGTATGGTGTTGAGATTTCTTACCAGCAAGCATGGCGTGCTAAAGAACGTGCACTAGAGTTGATAAGGGGCAATCCTGCAGATGCATATAAAAATATGCCAAGATACATACATATGTTGGGAACGGTGTATCCAAATTCTTATATACGGATGCACAAATCagagaaaaatgaatttatgtatCTATTCATTGCTTTAAGGCCTTTGATGAGAGGGTTTGAGTTCTGTAGgcctgttgttgttgttgatggttCACATCTTAGTGGAGCTTACAAAGGGACGTTTGTATCCGCAAGTACTCTTGATGGGGCAG GTTGCATATTACCATTAGCTTACGGGATCGTCGATACGGAAAATGATTGTTCATGGACATGGTTCTTCACACAGTTCAAAAATGCATTTggtgagagagaaaaaatgtgTGTTGTTTCTGATAGAAACGAAAGCATAATTAAGAGTGTTAGTATAGTTTATCCAAATGTTCCACATTTTGCATGCATATGGCACTTGTGGAAAAATGTTTGTACATACTACAAGAGAAGTAAAAACACTCTAAGTGATCTGTTTTATTCGATGGCTAAGGCTTATCGGAAAAaggattttgaaaaattgatggCTAAAGTGGAAAAAGTAGATGGCAGAGTTAAAAAGTATCTTGAAGAGGCTGGCTATGAAAGGTGGTCTAGATCTCATGCAACCGTGAATAGGGGTAGAATGATGACATCTAACATTGCGGAATGTATCAATGGTTGTCTTGTTGATGCACGGCAATTACCTGTTTTGGACTTTTTGGAAGAAGCCAGAATTCTATTTGGTTCTTGGAACtgcaaaaatagagaaatagcATCTTATACAAAGGAAACATTAGGGAGGAAATTTGAAGAGATATTGATTATAAACGCGTCCAAATGTTCGAAAATGAAG GTTGTTGCATCTTCAGAATTCATTTTTTCAGTTTATGAAGGTGGTATAAGATACATCGTTTGCCTTGAGAGAAAGAATTGTTCTTGTGGTAGATTTCAGCATGATGAAATACCTTGTGCGCATGCAATGGCTGttctgaagaagaagaatatcaaAGATGTACACCCATACTGTTCTGATTACTATAAACCTGATGCATTAGCCAACACCTATGCAGTTCCAATGGAACCAATGCCGGACAAAAGTGATTGGACAGTTCCGGAAAGTGTTTTGGAAGAAGTTGTATTGCCACCAAGATACAAAAAAAGGCCTGGTAgaccaagaaaaaaaagaaagaaaatgcaGATGAAAAGCTAA